ATTGCtaagatatttttgttttgaagttGGAAAGGAGCAGATTTGGAATGGAGGAGTCAaaaatgaagagagaaaaacGATACGCTGTCGTGTTGTATCGTATTTTGTATGGCTCAAAACACGGACGGTCGGTGGACCCCACTTTGACTCCCGCTCCCATTCTCACAAGAAGAAGATACTGAGCAACCatccaaactctctctctctctctctctctctctctctcttttatatatatatatgcataaacgCCCTCTCTTTCCTCTTCTCCTAACAAAACCAAAAGACAACGCATCGAACCCTAACATCAGAAAATTCGAACGTTAGATTAAACAGGAGCGCATCGGAGAATGTCGTGTACCGTTGCGATCTCTAACTCCCCGGTGTTCTCACCGTCCAGGGttccctcttctctcttctgCAAATCCTCCTCCTCTCCCGACAAAACTCTATCCCTAACCCTGtctccttcctcctcctcctcttctctgTCGTCGTCTCCGTCTTCGCCGCTGAGACTCAGGCTCCAGAAGCCCCCCAGTGGCCTCAACCGAGCGTCCATCGATGCCGTGGTTTCGGCTTCGTCTCCGCCGTCGCTGCTAAAGAGGAAGCGGCCCGCGAGGCTCGATATTCCGGCCTCGTCTGTCGGATTCTCCGGTGGCGGTGCTGCTACTCCGACGACCGTGGGGGAGAGAAGGCCGGTGGTGGAGTTTGACGGCGATGGGGACGGGTACTCCGTGTGTTGCAAGAGGGGGAGGCGAGAGGCCATGGAGGATCGATATTCGGCTGTCGTCAATCTTCAAGGAGATCCCAAACAGGTAATTTTAATCTGACTTCTTTATTTGTCTTagtttcatttatattttgtacTCCATTTTCCTCTTAAAAGAAATTGGTTAGCTTTTCTTGTTAAGTTTTAGTTCAGAATTGAACTTATGATGGGATCAGAAGGAAAAAGCATATTATTAGAATTGGAACGATTTGGCTGTAGCCTTTGGTTGTATGTATTAAAGCgtatcacatacataataacgTTACAGACTCAAACCGTATTAAGCCGGCAGTGTTGTAGAAGGACCTATACAGATCTTAAAAAACATTTGGGGGCAACCTATAATGGGAGCCACCGCGTCTATTCAACAATTGACTCGTTGGTGAGTAGTAGAGTAGGCAAAATTTGGGAACTATGTGAGCAATTAGATAATTGGATCCCAATGACATATTAATGTTTTATGCATTAGAGAATGGAGAAATTCCCAATTCATGTTGTCTACCAATTGAATCATATATATAGTTGCTGAAGCAGGATAATCATCCTTTTTTAAGGAAAGGAGCCTGATATGCTATGTCTTGTGTTTTTGTAGGCTTTCTTTGGCATTTTTGATGGGCATGGAGGTGCAAAGGCTGCTGAATTTGCAGCAGAGAAATTGGATAAGAACATTTTACATGAAGTtgaaagaagagatgaaaaagaaatagaggagGCTGTTAAACATGGGTACTTGAAGACAGATTCTGAATTCCTGAGGGAAGAATTCCGTGGTGGATCATGCTGTGTCACAGCACTGATAAGGAATGGCAATCTCGTGGTGTCCAACGCTGGTGACTGCCGTGCCGTATTGAGCCGAGGAGGAACTGCCGAGGCCCTTACCTCCGATCACCGGCCTTCTAGAGAAGATGAGAAGGAAAGAATTGAGGCCACGGTAAGCAGCTAGTGTGCTTAATTTAATTGTACACGTTTCATTTTGAGTTGAgctttttcttgaaattcatcTCCTATTATTTGATATAACTTTTAGGGTGGCTATGTGGATTGTTGCCATGGAGTGTGGAGAATTCAGGGATCCCTGGCTGTGTCCCGAGGAATTGGTGATCGACACCTAAAACAATGGGTAACAGCTGAGCCAGAAACAAAAGTGCTTCAAATGGAACCCGATTTTGAGTTCTTAATCCTTGCTTCTGATGGCTTGTGGGATAAGGTAATGCATCATTCCCAATGAATGCCATTTATGATTTTCTCTTCCAACCATGTTTATCTTGTTAGGCTTAattgatgatgaaaaagaaaagaaaaaaaaaaagaaagaacaacatTCAAGGCTATTTTATTTGACCCTTTCTTCCTGTCGGCCTGCAGGTTAGTAATCAAGAAGCGGTAGATATTGCCCGGCCTCTGTGCATCGGCACCCACAAGCCAGAACTGCTCTCGGCTTGTAGGAGGCTCACAGCCCTCTCTTCCTCGCGAGGCTGCATGGACGACATTAGTGTGATGCTGGTTCTATTGGGACGCTTATAACTTGATGGCCCGGGGCCAGTACGATCGCTAAAATAGATGCCTAACAAACTGAAGATTCTTTGCTTGCAATCGCTTCTCTCGCCGGTAAATTGCAAGGCTCACTCACCAACTCATTCATTCTTTAGTCGCTATctggggggggggagggatcATATTCGTTTTTGACGATGACAGTGGAAGCTCTGGGAGTTAGCCTAGTATAGTTAATTCTGACCATTTCTGCTGGAACTAGTCGCGCCTGTAGCTCTGTAACTAGTCAGTGATCTAAATAAATTCTCAGTTGGATTATTCTCAGATCTTTCTTCGTTTACAATCTGAaaggaaataataaagaaacttatttaattttcttctcaAAGGAAACTAGCATTATGGAATCTCTGTTATTGTGCGCGGTGGTTGTTGGTGATGCACAAGCCCACACCGCAAGAAGTCATCAATACTAAGTAAGGATGGACACAAAATGAGAAGCTATAAATTTGTTCTaactataaaaattaaactaaagtTAACAAAACTAGTCAAATAAGTTCTATTGTCTCTTGACTCATTCTGTAACCCACgttacatataaaatttaatttttatatttgaatgtgttttctaaattttttatagaaaatgaaattttaaaatttatttttatataaaaattagagatgaaaaactgaaaatcatTTCCCACAAACTGAAGAGTCAATATCGTCCCGATTGATTATGTGATGAACTCACTCTTTGATGCCTGAAGATTGTAAATAAGGAAATAATTGAGAGTTTAAGATTTTGtaccatttatttataatgttaGCCTTTGTACTCAAAAGAGTCTACTTTCATAATGGTGACCAATTTTTGTCCAATCTTATGAGATGATAGCATGTTTAATTgttctgaaattttttattatcatgcagtttagggggtgtttggcttattcttttttttaataattttttaagttatataaaacttaaaagttaGGTAACGTTTAAACCGATAAcgtatttggataaatatgatttcaaactatcaattaataattatgtgtttgatttgaaagaaTTGATAAACTATCAGaacttgataaaaatataaaaataaacatattgaataatgtaaataaaatttataaaaatattaatttttaataaaaaatataaacatatattatatatagttaaatatatatatgtatatgcattaaatatatatgttatatatattgttaatatttgtgattcaaaatatattg
This genomic stretch from Diospyros lotus cultivar Yz01 chromosome 1, ASM1463336v1, whole genome shotgun sequence harbors:
- the LOC127793561 gene encoding probable protein phosphatase 2C 25 is translated as MSCTVAISNSPVFSPSRVPSSLFCKSSSSPDKTLSLTLSPSSSSSSLSSSPSSPLRLRLQKPPSGLNRASIDAVVSASSPPSLLKRKRPARLDIPASSVGFSGGGAATPTTVGERRPVVEFDGDGDGYSVCCKRGRREAMEDRYSAVVNLQGDPKQAFFGIFDGHGGAKAAEFAAEKLDKNILHEVERRDEKEIEEAVKHGYLKTDSEFLREEFRGGSCCVTALIRNGNLVVSNAGDCRAVLSRGGTAEALTSDHRPSREDEKERIEATGGYVDCCHGVWRIQGSLAVSRGIGDRHLKQWVTAEPETKVLQMEPDFEFLILASDGLWDKVSNQEAVDIARPLCIGTHKPELLSACRRLTALSSSRGCMDDISVMLVLLGRL